In Rutidosis leptorrhynchoides isolate AG116_Rl617_1_P2 chromosome 2, CSIRO_AGI_Rlap_v1, whole genome shotgun sequence, one genomic interval encodes:
- the LOC139888453 gene encoding uncharacterized protein, translating into MEKVLKRYGVIHKVSTSYHPQTSGQVENTNRSLKRILEKTVCHLPLEIEHKAHWALRTCNHDYHEAGRLRLTQLNELDEWRHDAYENSLIYKEKTKRWHDNPIKNPKEFKEGDRVLLYNWCSKLSPGKLKSRW; encoded by the exons ATGGAAAAGGTTTTGAAACGATATGGAGTGATTCACAAAGTTTCTACCTCTTACCACCCGCAAACTAGTGGGCAAGTTGAGAACACTAACCGGTCTCTTAAACGAattcttgaaaagacc GTATGTCATCTTCCTTTAGAGATCGAGCACAAGGCACATTGGGCTCTTAGGACATGCAACCATGATTATCATGAGGCGGGTCGGCTTCGGTTGACCCAATTGAATGAATTAGATGAGTGGAGGCACGATGCCTATGAGAACTCGCTCATCTATAAGGAAAAGACAAAGAGGTGGCATGACAATCCGATCAAAAAtcctaaagaatttaaggaaggcgaTCGTGTTCTTCTTTATAATTGGTGTTCTAAATTGTCACCGGGAAAGCTCAAGTCCCGTTGGTAG